One Peromyscus maniculatus bairdii isolate BWxNUB_F1_BW_parent chromosome 14, HU_Pman_BW_mat_3.1, whole genome shotgun sequence genomic window carries:
- the Akap5 gene encoding A-kinase anchor protein 5 isoform X2, with protein sequence MKECSVKMESRVSEIQIETKEEKAPAAVSPQEERQEGKTGTLCFKRRKKANRTQPKAGSKTAEVTKKRPPEAGDPAQPQPAGAWASVKRLVTHGKRSESSKKQKPSEADVQPEDVALPKKKAKSRLGIPCIRFSRGAKRRHHAKLTEDSDYNSRVQGGADDLETKAQTQSAGQAKSTQGRQEGVLVEDGKEAQESRVSNSLTSRGNVVSVDLELENESSAVQMGTPVLEKEPRVSTEKQSVQAQQASPLESSEAGSPRPVASDAPASPATVYQRSVEAPSGAIQESVPRGEDDGSRRSASQEKTSGEITLGPAEETTVVQAEEAAVSLTDKSAVAQAEEGKPSQAEETVRLTDKSTVGQAEEGKPSQAEETVRQTDKSAVAQAEEGKLSQAEETVRQTDKSAVAQAEEGKPSQAEETAVSQTDKSAVAQAVEATVGQAVEVTVTQEEEAAVAQEEEAAVTQADKAAVSQEEEAAVSQEEEAAVTQADKAAVAQAEEAAVSQEEEAAVSQEEEAAVTQADKAAVSQAEEAAVSQEEEAAVTQADKTAVTQEEEAAVSQEEEAAVAREEEIAVAQEEEAAVAREEEITVAQAPDLKENGIDTEKPRSEESKRMEPIAIIITDTEISEFDAKKSKNVPKQFLISMENEQVGVFANDSDFEGRTSEQYETLLIETASSLVKNAIQLSVEQLVNEMVSEDNKINTLLQ encoded by the exons ATGAAAGAGTGCAGTGTGAAAATGGAGAGCAGAGTTTCTGAGATTCAGATAGAAACCAAGGAGGAGAAGGCGCCAGCAGCCGTTAGTCCtcaggaagagaggcaggagggaaaaaCAGGCACGCTTTGcttcaagagaaggaagaaagccaaCAGGACGCAGCCTAAAGCTGGCTCCAAGACTGCCGAGGTCACAAAGAAGCGCCCCCCTGAAGCCGGGGACCCCGCTCAGCCACAGCCAGCGGGGGCCTGGGCCTCCGTCAAACGCCTCGTGACACACGGGAAAAGGTCAGAGTCTTCGAAGAAGCAGAAGCCATCGGAGGCCGACGTGCAGCCTGAGGACGTGGCTCTTCCTAAGAAGAAGGCAAAATCCAGACTTGGGATTCCTTGCATAAGATTCTCAAGGGGGGCCAAGAGACGTCATCACGCTAAACTCACGGAAGACTCAGACTACAACAGCAGAGTCCAGGGAGGGGCTGACGATTTGGAGACAAAAGCCCAGACCCAGTCAGCTGGCCAGGCTAAGTCCACACAGGGCCGGCAGGAAGGTGTGTTGGTGGAAGATGGTAAGGAGGCCCAAGAATCACGGGTGAGCAACAGTCTCACATCCAGAGGGAACGTGGTTTCCGTGGACCTGGAGTTAGAAAATGAGTCTTCGGCGGTTCAGATGGGCACTCCCGTGCTGGAAAAGGAACCGAGAGTGAGCACGGAAAAGCAAAGCGTACAAGCGCAGCAAGCAAGTCCACTTGAGAGTTCGGAAGCAGGCAGCCCTCGTCCCGTGGCCTCTGACGCCCCTGCCTCACCAGCAACCGTGTATCAGCGCAGCGTGGAAGCACCCAGTGGCGCCATCCAAGAAAGTGTTCCAAGGGGGGAAGATGACGGAAGTAGGCGGAGTGCTTCCCAAGAGAAGACATCAGGAGAAATTACGCTGGGCCCAGCGGAAGAAACTACAGTGGTCCAGGCAGAGGAGGCTGCTGTCAGCCTGACAGACAAGAGTGCAGTGGCCCAGGCCGAAGAAG GTAAACCGAGTCAGGCAGAGGAGACTGTCAGACTGACAGACAAGAGTACAGTGGGTCAGGCCGAAGAAGGTAAACCGAGTCAGGCAGAGGAgactgtcagacagacagacaagagtgCTGTGGCCCAGGCCGAAGAAGGTAAACTGAGTCAGGCAGAGGAgactgtcagacagacagacaagagtgCTGTGGCCCAGGCAGAAGAAGGTAAACCGAGTCAGGCAGAGGAAACTGCTGTCAGCCAGACAGACAAAAGTGCAGTGGCTCAGGCAGTGGAAGctactgtgggccaggcagtggaAGTCACAGTGacccaggaagaggaagctgcagtGGCCCAGGAAGAAGAAGCTGCAGTGACCCAGGCAGACAAAGCTGCAGTGtcccaggaagaggaagctgcagtgtcccaggaagaggaagctgcagtGACCCAGGCAGACAAAGCCGCAGTGGCCCAGGCAGAGGAAGCCGCAGTGtcccaggaagaggaagctgcagtgtcccaggaagaggaagctgcagtGACCCAGGCAGACAAAGCCGCAGTGTCCCAGGCAGAGGAAGCCGCAGTGtcccaggaagaggaagctgcagtGACCCAGGCAGACAAAACTGCAGTGACCCAGGAAGAGGAAGCCGCAGTGTCCCAGGAAGAGGAAGCCGCAGTGGCCCGGGAAGAGGAAATCGCAGTGGCCCAAGAAGAGGAAGCTGCAGTGGCCCGGGAAGAGGAAATCACAGTGGCCCAGGCACCAgatctgaaagaaaatggaattgatacagagaaacccagatcagaagaaagcaaaagaatgGAGCCAATTGCTATTATCATTACAGACACTGAAATCAGTGAATTTGATGCTAAGAAATCTAAAAATGTCCCTAAGCAATTCCTAATTTCAATGGAAAATGAGCAAGTAGGGGTTTTTGCTAATGATAGTGATTTCGAAGGGAGAACTTCAGAACAATATGAAACACTCTTAATAGAAACAGCCTCTTCTCTCGTCAAGAATGCTATCCAGTTGTCTGTAGAGCAGCTGGTTAATGAAATGGTTTCCgaggataataaaataaatactctgTTACAGTGA
- the Akap5 gene encoding A-kinase anchor protein 5 isoform X1, with product MKECSVKMESRVSEIQIETKEEKAPAAVSPQEERQEGKTGTLCFKRRKKANRTQPKAGSKTAEVTKKRPPEAGDPAQPQPAGAWASVKRLVTHGKRSESSKKQKPSEADVQPEDVALPKKKAKSRLGIPCIRFSRGAKRRHHAKLTEDSDYNSRVQGGADDLETKAQTQSAGQAKSTQGRQEGVLVEDGKEAQESRVSNSLTSRGNVVSVDLELENESSAVQMGTPVLEKEPRVSTEKQSVQAQQASPLESSEAGSPRPVASDAPASPATVYQRSVEAPSGAIQESVPRGEDDGSRRSASQEKTSGEITLGPAEETTVVQAEEAAVSLTDKSAVAQAEEGKPSQAEEAAVSLTDKSAVAQAEEGKPSQAEETVRLTDKSTVGQAEEGKPSQAEETVRQTDKSAVAQAEEGKLSQAEETVRQTDKSAVAQAEEGKPSQAEETAVSQTDKSAVAQAVEATVGQAVEVTVTQEEEAAVAQEEEAAVTQADKAAVSQEEEAAVSQEEEAAVTQADKAAVAQAEEAAVSQEEEAAVSQEEEAAVTQADKAAVSQAEEAAVSQEEEAAVTQADKTAVTQEEEAAVSQEEEAAVAREEEIAVAQEEEAAVAREEEITVAQAPDLKENGIDTEKPRSEESKRMEPIAIIITDTEISEFDAKKSKNVPKQFLISMENEQVGVFANDSDFEGRTSEQYETLLIETASSLVKNAIQLSVEQLVNEMVSEDNKINTLLQ from the coding sequence ATGAAAGAGTGCAGTGTGAAAATGGAGAGCAGAGTTTCTGAGATTCAGATAGAAACCAAGGAGGAGAAGGCGCCAGCAGCCGTTAGTCCtcaggaagagaggcaggagggaaaaaCAGGCACGCTTTGcttcaagagaaggaagaaagccaaCAGGACGCAGCCTAAAGCTGGCTCCAAGACTGCCGAGGTCACAAAGAAGCGCCCCCCTGAAGCCGGGGACCCCGCTCAGCCACAGCCAGCGGGGGCCTGGGCCTCCGTCAAACGCCTCGTGACACACGGGAAAAGGTCAGAGTCTTCGAAGAAGCAGAAGCCATCGGAGGCCGACGTGCAGCCTGAGGACGTGGCTCTTCCTAAGAAGAAGGCAAAATCCAGACTTGGGATTCCTTGCATAAGATTCTCAAGGGGGGCCAAGAGACGTCATCACGCTAAACTCACGGAAGACTCAGACTACAACAGCAGAGTCCAGGGAGGGGCTGACGATTTGGAGACAAAAGCCCAGACCCAGTCAGCTGGCCAGGCTAAGTCCACACAGGGCCGGCAGGAAGGTGTGTTGGTGGAAGATGGTAAGGAGGCCCAAGAATCACGGGTGAGCAACAGTCTCACATCCAGAGGGAACGTGGTTTCCGTGGACCTGGAGTTAGAAAATGAGTCTTCGGCGGTTCAGATGGGCACTCCCGTGCTGGAAAAGGAACCGAGAGTGAGCACGGAAAAGCAAAGCGTACAAGCGCAGCAAGCAAGTCCACTTGAGAGTTCGGAAGCAGGCAGCCCTCGTCCCGTGGCCTCTGACGCCCCTGCCTCACCAGCAACCGTGTATCAGCGCAGCGTGGAAGCACCCAGTGGCGCCATCCAAGAAAGTGTTCCAAGGGGGGAAGATGACGGAAGTAGGCGGAGTGCTTCCCAAGAGAAGACATCAGGAGAAATTACGCTGGGCCCAGCGGAAGAAACTACAGTGGTCCAGGCAGAGGAGGCTGCTGTCAGCCTGACAGACAAGAGTGCAGTGGCCCAGGCCGAAGAAGGTAAACCGAGTCAGGCAGAGGAGGCTGCTGTCAGCCTGACAGACAAGAGTGCAGTGGCCCAGGCAGAAGAAGGTAAACCGAGTCAGGCAGAGGAGACTGTCAGACTGACAGACAAGAGTACAGTGGGTCAGGCCGAAGAAGGTAAACCGAGTCAGGCAGAGGAgactgtcagacagacagacaagagtgCTGTGGCCCAGGCCGAAGAAGGTAAACTGAGTCAGGCAGAGGAgactgtcagacagacagacaagagtgCTGTGGCCCAGGCAGAAGAAGGTAAACCGAGTCAGGCAGAGGAAACTGCTGTCAGCCAGACAGACAAAAGTGCAGTGGCTCAGGCAGTGGAAGctactgtgggccaggcagtggaAGTCACAGTGacccaggaagaggaagctgcagtGGCCCAGGAAGAAGAAGCTGCAGTGACCCAGGCAGACAAAGCTGCAGTGtcccaggaagaggaagctgcagtgtcccaggaagaggaagctgcagtGACCCAGGCAGACAAAGCCGCAGTGGCCCAGGCAGAGGAAGCCGCAGTGtcccaggaagaggaagctgcagtgtcccaggaagaggaagctgcagtGACCCAGGCAGACAAAGCCGCAGTGTCCCAGGCAGAGGAAGCCGCAGTGtcccaggaagaggaagctgcagtGACCCAGGCAGACAAAACTGCAGTGACCCAGGAAGAGGAAGCCGCAGTGTCCCAGGAAGAGGAAGCCGCAGTGGCCCGGGAAGAGGAAATCGCAGTGGCCCAAGAAGAGGAAGCTGCAGTGGCCCGGGAAGAGGAAATCACAGTGGCCCAGGCACCAgatctgaaagaaaatggaattgatacagagaaacccagatcagaagaaagcaaaagaatgGAGCCAATTGCTATTATCATTACAGACACTGAAATCAGTGAATTTGATGCTAAGAAATCTAAAAATGTCCCTAAGCAATTCCTAATTTCAATGGAAAATGAGCAAGTAGGGGTTTTTGCTAATGATAGTGATTTCGAAGGGAGAACTTCAGAACAATATGAAACACTCTTAATAGAAACAGCCTCTTCTCTCGTCAAGAATGCTATCCAGTTGTCTGTAGAGCAGCTGGTTAATGAAATGGTTTCCgaggataataaaataaatactctgTTACAGTGA
- the Akap5 gene encoding A-kinase anchor protein 5 isoform X3, translated as MKECSVKMESRVSEIQIETKEEKAPAAVSPQEERQEGKTGTLCFKRRKKANRTQPKAGSKTAEVTKKRPPEAGDPAQPQPAGAWASVKRLVTHGKRSESSKKQKPSEADVQPEDVALPKKKAKSRLGIPCIRFSRGAKRRHHAKLTEDSDYNSRVQGGADDLETKAQTQSAGQAKSTQGRQEGVLVEDGKEAQESRVSNSLTSRGNVVSVDLELENESSAVQMGTPVLEKEPRVSTEKQSVQAQQASPLESSEAGSPRPVASDAPASPATVYQRSVEAPSGAIQESVPRGEDDGSRRSASQEKTSGEITLGPAEETTVVQAEEAAVSLTDKSAVAQAEEGKPSQAEETVRQTDKSAVAQAEEGKLSQAEETVRQTDKSAVAQAEEGKPSQAEETAVSQTDKSAVAQAVEATVGQAVEVTVTQEEEAAVAQEEEAAVTQADKAAVSQEEEAAVSQEEEAAVTQADKAAVAQAEEAAVSQEEEAAVSQEEEAAVTQADKAAVSQAEEAAVSQEEEAAVTQADKTAVTQEEEAAVSQEEEAAVAREEEIAVAQEEEAAVAREEEITVAQAPDLKENGIDTEKPRSEESKRMEPIAIIITDTEISEFDAKKSKNVPKQFLISMENEQVGVFANDSDFEGRTSEQYETLLIETASSLVKNAIQLSVEQLVNEMVSEDNKINTLLQ; from the exons ATGAAAGAGTGCAGTGTGAAAATGGAGAGCAGAGTTTCTGAGATTCAGATAGAAACCAAGGAGGAGAAGGCGCCAGCAGCCGTTAGTCCtcaggaagagaggcaggagggaaaaaCAGGCACGCTTTGcttcaagagaaggaagaaagccaaCAGGACGCAGCCTAAAGCTGGCTCCAAGACTGCCGAGGTCACAAAGAAGCGCCCCCCTGAAGCCGGGGACCCCGCTCAGCCACAGCCAGCGGGGGCCTGGGCCTCCGTCAAACGCCTCGTGACACACGGGAAAAGGTCAGAGTCTTCGAAGAAGCAGAAGCCATCGGAGGCCGACGTGCAGCCTGAGGACGTGGCTCTTCCTAAGAAGAAGGCAAAATCCAGACTTGGGATTCCTTGCATAAGATTCTCAAGGGGGGCCAAGAGACGTCATCACGCTAAACTCACGGAAGACTCAGACTACAACAGCAGAGTCCAGGGAGGGGCTGACGATTTGGAGACAAAAGCCCAGACCCAGTCAGCTGGCCAGGCTAAGTCCACACAGGGCCGGCAGGAAGGTGTGTTGGTGGAAGATGGTAAGGAGGCCCAAGAATCACGGGTGAGCAACAGTCTCACATCCAGAGGGAACGTGGTTTCCGTGGACCTGGAGTTAGAAAATGAGTCTTCGGCGGTTCAGATGGGCACTCCCGTGCTGGAAAAGGAACCGAGAGTGAGCACGGAAAAGCAAAGCGTACAAGCGCAGCAAGCAAGTCCACTTGAGAGTTCGGAAGCAGGCAGCCCTCGTCCCGTGGCCTCTGACGCCCCTGCCTCACCAGCAACCGTGTATCAGCGCAGCGTGGAAGCACCCAGTGGCGCCATCCAAGAAAGTGTTCCAAGGGGGGAAGATGACGGAAGTAGGCGGAGTGCTTCCCAAGAGAAGACATCAGGAGAAATTACGCTGGGCCCAGCGGAAGAAACTACAGTGGTCCAGGCAGAGGAGGCTGCTGTCAGCCTGACAGACAAGAGTGCAGTGGCCCAGGCCGAAGAAG GTAAACCGAGTCAGGCAGAGGAgactgtcagacagacagacaagagtgCTGTGGCCCAGGCCGAAGAAGGTAAACTGAGTCAGGCAGAGGAgactgtcagacagacagacaagagtgCTGTGGCCCAGGCAGAAGAAGGTAAACCGAGTCAGGCAGAGGAAACTGCTGTCAGCCAGACAGACAAAAGTGCAGTGGCTCAGGCAGTGGAAGctactgtgggccaggcagtggaAGTCACAGTGacccaggaagaggaagctgcagtGGCCCAGGAAGAAGAAGCTGCAGTGACCCAGGCAGACAAAGCTGCAGTGtcccaggaagaggaagctgcagtgtcccaggaagaggaagctgcagtGACCCAGGCAGACAAAGCCGCAGTGGCCCAGGCAGAGGAAGCCGCAGTGtcccaggaagaggaagctgcagtgtcccaggaagaggaagctgcagtGACCCAGGCAGACAAAGCCGCAGTGTCCCAGGCAGAGGAAGCCGCAGTGtcccaggaagaggaagctgcagtGACCCAGGCAGACAAAACTGCAGTGACCCAGGAAGAGGAAGCCGCAGTGTCCCAGGAAGAGGAAGCCGCAGTGGCCCGGGAAGAGGAAATCGCAGTGGCCCAAGAAGAGGAAGCTGCAGTGGCCCGGGAAGAGGAAATCACAGTGGCCCAGGCACCAgatctgaaagaaaatggaattgatacagagaaacccagatcagaagaaagcaaaagaatgGAGCCAATTGCTATTATCATTACAGACACTGAAATCAGTGAATTTGATGCTAAGAAATCTAAAAATGTCCCTAAGCAATTCCTAATTTCAATGGAAAATGAGCAAGTAGGGGTTTTTGCTAATGATAGTGATTTCGAAGGGAGAACTTCAGAACAATATGAAACACTCTTAATAGAAACAGCCTCTTCTCTCGTCAAGAATGCTATCCAGTTGTCTGTAGAGCAGCTGGTTAATGAAATGGTTTCCgaggataataaaataaatactctgTTACAGTGA